One Halioglobus japonicus DNA segment encodes these proteins:
- a CDS encoding GNAT family N-acetyltransferase gives MPDPVFRAFQRSDEAACLAIFDDNCPMFFAPNEREDYLAFIRSAGTGYEVCTEGETTVGAYGIYSQSGQEASLNWILVSPHHQGSGLGSAIMTRAIAAARQHGASAITIAASHKSAPFFARFGANILSELEHGWGPDMHRVDMTLAI, from the coding sequence GTGCCTGACCCGGTGTTCCGCGCTTTTCAGCGCAGCGATGAAGCGGCATGCCTGGCGATTTTCGATGACAATTGTCCGATGTTTTTCGCCCCCAATGAAAGGGAAGACTATCTTGCCTTTATACGCAGCGCGGGCACTGGCTACGAAGTGTGTACGGAGGGAGAGACCACAGTAGGTGCCTACGGGATCTATTCACAGAGCGGGCAGGAAGCAAGCCTTAACTGGATTCTAGTGTCTCCGCATCATCAGGGCAGTGGTCTCGGTTCGGCCATCATGACGCGGGCTATCGCGGCAGCTCGCCAACATGGTGCCAGCGCAATCACCATCGCTGCCAGCCATAAATCCGCGCCGTTCTTCGCACGATTCGGAGCGAACATCCTTTCGGAGCTTGAGCATGGCTGGGGACCAGATATGCACCGGGTCGATATGACGCTGGCAATCTAG
- a CDS encoding nuclear transport factor 2 family protein, translating into MDPQLQALLDKQAITELVHAYCNASDRHDHDKLRELYHPDATDDHGAFFKGLAMEFIDQLPQIQAPMEILHHNVTTVNLALEVDYAEGEIYVLAFHKVRTEEGTLDLMIGGRYFDKYAKRAGQWKFSERAVVADWATITSPSAVDLSHPLIDGSHLGCPGHKTPLTHSSGCCDAVNGQNNVKQ; encoded by the coding sequence GTGGACCCGCAGCTTCAGGCCCTGCTGGACAAGCAGGCCATCACTGAACTGGTGCACGCCTACTGCAATGCCTCTGACCGGCATGATCACGACAAACTGCGTGAGCTTTACCACCCGGATGCTACCGATGACCACGGAGCCTTCTTTAAGGGCCTAGCCATGGAATTCATCGACCAGTTGCCGCAAATCCAGGCCCCCATGGAAATTCTCCATCACAATGTAACTACCGTGAACCTGGCGCTGGAAGTTGACTACGCGGAAGGTGAAATCTACGTGTTGGCCTTCCACAAGGTGCGCACAGAAGAAGGTACCCTGGACTTGATGATTGGCGGCCGCTACTTCGATAAATACGCCAAGCGCGCAGGCCAATGGAAATTTTCCGAGCGCGCGGTGGTGGCGGACTGGGCTACAATTACCTCACCTTCGGCGGTAGATTTATCCCATCCACTGATCGACGGATCGCATCTCGGCTGCCCGGGCCACAAGACCCCTCTTACTCATTCTTCCGGCTGTTGCGACGCGGTGAACGGACAAAATAATGTCAAACAGTAA
- a CDS encoding pyridoxine 5'-phosphate synthase, producing the protein MIALSVNLNKIALIRNSRDTTNPSVPEHAQMCIDAGADGITVHPRPDQRHIRAQDCFDLAAMLEVEFNIEGNPFTAARKSERPGVSDYPGFMELVREIRPAQVTLVPDGDGQLTSDHGFDLKKDGDRVAPLVAELQSLGIRTSLFMDPDEEQIRLAAQTGTQRIELYTESYAHAVKTGEQVEETLARFVRAGEVAAEEGLGLNAGHDLDLHNLPRFAAEVPALLEVSIGHALTVDAIRMGLATTVAAYQRALGK; encoded by the coding sequence GTGATCGCCCTGTCGGTCAACCTCAACAAAATTGCGCTAATCCGCAATTCCAGGGATACGACCAATCCCAGCGTTCCCGAGCACGCGCAAATGTGTATTGATGCAGGTGCCGACGGGATTACCGTCCATCCGCGGCCGGACCAGCGACACATCCGCGCCCAGGACTGCTTCGACCTGGCCGCGATGCTCGAGGTGGAGTTCAACATCGAAGGCAACCCCTTCACTGCTGCGCGCAAAAGCGAGCGCCCAGGCGTTAGCGACTACCCAGGCTTTATGGAGCTCGTGCGGGAAATCCGTCCGGCCCAGGTCACACTGGTACCGGATGGGGATGGCCAGCTCACCTCTGACCACGGCTTTGACCTCAAAAAAGATGGTGATCGTGTAGCCCCTCTGGTAGCCGAGCTGCAATCGCTGGGCATTCGCACCAGCCTGTTCATGGACCCGGATGAAGAGCAGATTCGCCTCGCCGCGCAAACGGGCACACAGCGCATAGAGCTGTATACCGAGAGCTACGCGCACGCCGTGAAGACAGGTGAACAAGTTGAAGAGACACTCGCCAGGTTTGTTCGTGCCGGTGAAGTGGCCGCGGAAGAAGGCCTGGGGCTGAACGCCGGACACGATCTGGACCTGCATAACCTGCCGCGCTTCGCCGCTGAGGTTCCCGCACTACTGGAGGTCTCTATCGGCCACGCATTAACCGTCGATGCCATTCGTATGGGCCTTGCCACTACTGTCGCTGCCTATCAGCGCGCGTTGGGTAAATAG
- the oadA gene encoding sodium-extruding oxaloacetate decarboxylase subunit alpha, whose protein sequence is MEENKRPLGLTDVVLRDASQSLLATRVRIEDMLPIAAKLDQVGFWSLETWGGATFDACIRYLGEDPWERIRELKKAMPNTPQQMLFRGQNILGYRHYADDVVEKFVERAALNGVDVFRVFDAMNDMRNIDVALRAVKAVDKHAQGTISYTSSPVHNIDTWVDQGKRIEDMGADSIAIKDMAGLLHPYEGYELVKRLKDACDIPIGLHCHATTGLSTSTILKCVEAGIDNVDTSISSMSMTYGHSPTETVVAMLKGTDRDPGLDINLLEEIASYFRDVRKKYAKHEGSLRGVDSRILVAQVPGGMLTNMESQLKEQGAADKLDQVLEEIPRVREDLGYIPLVTPTSQIVGTQAVLNVLTGERYKSISKETAGVLKGEYGSTPAAVKSELQARVLDGEEAITCRPADLLEPELDVLRDELLKLAAEKDLSLATGDGEIDDVLTYALFPQIGLKFLENRGNPDAFEPAPGNEPEPVPAAPVAAPGEAEVYTVKVNGNAYVVEVSEGGDISSIAPVATPAAAPAPAAAVGGAGEPLPAPLAGNIFKVNVAPGDSVSAGDVIIILEAMKMETEVRASRDGTVASVDVKVGDTVAVGDSLITLD, encoded by the coding sequence ATGGAAGAGAACAAACGCCCCCTGGGCCTTACGGATGTCGTGCTGCGGGATGCTTCCCAATCGCTGTTGGCGACCCGGGTGCGCATTGAAGATATGCTGCCGATTGCTGCCAAGCTCGATCAGGTGGGCTTCTGGTCTCTGGAAACATGGGGTGGGGCGACTTTCGATGCCTGTATTCGCTATCTCGGTGAAGATCCCTGGGAGCGCATTCGCGAACTGAAAAAGGCGATGCCGAACACACCGCAGCAGATGCTGTTTCGCGGCCAGAATATTCTCGGTTACCGCCACTATGCCGACGATGTCGTCGAGAAATTTGTGGAGCGGGCGGCATTAAACGGTGTAGACGTATTCCGAGTGTTTGACGCCATGAACGATATGCGCAATATCGACGTTGCGCTGCGGGCGGTTAAGGCTGTCGACAAGCATGCCCAGGGCACCATCTCCTATACGTCCAGCCCCGTTCACAATATCGATACCTGGGTGGACCAGGGCAAACGTATTGAGGACATGGGGGCGGACTCGATCGCTATTAAGGATATGGCCGGTCTGCTCCATCCCTATGAAGGCTATGAGTTGGTCAAGCGCCTCAAAGACGCCTGTGATATTCCTATCGGCCTGCACTGTCACGCGACCACCGGTTTATCAACGTCCACGATTTTGAAATGTGTGGAAGCCGGAATTGATAATGTGGATACCTCCATATCGTCAATGTCTATGACTTACGGCCATTCACCCACCGAAACGGTGGTGGCTATGCTCAAGGGCACCGATCGCGATCCGGGGCTCGATATCAATCTGCTGGAAGAAATCGCCTCCTACTTCCGCGACGTGCGCAAAAAGTACGCCAAGCATGAAGGTTCACTGCGGGGTGTCGATTCGCGCATTCTGGTCGCCCAGGTGCCCGGCGGTATGCTGACCAATATGGAGAGCCAGCTCAAGGAGCAGGGCGCAGCGGACAAACTCGACCAGGTGCTGGAAGAGATACCACGCGTGCGCGAAGACCTCGGTTATATTCCGCTGGTGACACCGACCTCTCAGATCGTTGGTACCCAGGCGGTACTCAACGTATTAACCGGAGAGCGTTACAAGTCCATTTCCAAGGAAACCGCCGGGGTACTCAAGGGCGAGTATGGCTCGACGCCGGCAGCCGTAAAGTCCGAATTACAGGCACGGGTGCTTGACGGCGAAGAAGCCATTACCTGCCGCCCCGCAGACCTGCTCGAACCCGAGCTGGATGTGCTGCGCGATGAACTGCTGAAGCTGGCGGCAGAGAAAGACCTGTCCCTGGCAACAGGCGATGGCGAAATCGATGACGTGTTGACTTACGCGCTGTTCCCGCAGATTGGTCTCAAGTTTCTCGAAAACCGCGGTAATCCGGATGCCTTTGAACCAGCACCGGGCAATGAACCGGAGCCGGTGCCCGCAGCCCCGGTTGCAGCGCCTGGCGAGGCCGAGGTTTACACAGTGAAGGTCAACGGCAACGCCTATGTTGTCGAGGTGAGCGAAGGCGGCGATATCTCCAGCATTGCCCCCGTTGCAACACCTGCGGCAGCGCCCGCGCCAGCTGCTGCTGTGGGCGGCGCGGGCGAACCGCTGCCAGCGCCGCTGGCCGGTAATATTTTCAAGGTGAACGTCGCCCCCGGTGACAGCGTTTCTGCCGGCGATGTCATTATTATTCTCGAGGCGATGAAGATGGAAACCGAGGTTCGCGCCAGTCGCGATGGCACAGTGGCCAGTGTCGATGTGAAAGTCGGCGATACGGTGGCTGTCGGCGACTCCCTGATTACCCTGGACTAA
- a CDS encoding acetolactate synthase large subunit, with protein sequence MNGAESLLTTLTNNGIEVCFTNPGTSEMHFVAALDEVPEMRCVLCLFEGVLSGAADGYARMAGKPASTLLHLGPGLGNALANIHNAKKGFSPMVNIVGDHATYHLEYDAPLTSDIEGIAGPVSHWVHTSTSSGDIARDAAEAVRQAGVSRVATLMLPADVSWSDNPNGPEAVVEVATPPSVPVERIEEAVTALQSGANTLILLGGREVGMPHGHLADRIAQATGARVLIEVLPAKIARGEGTANIDRLAYLAELAIDSIRDIEQLILVGAADPVSFFAYPGVPSAIAPATARRMVLAGPRDDTEGALTGLAEALGAMATEPRVHALNLPDLPAGELDAAKVGMAIAHHMPENAILVDEGITCGMMVNMFTGTARYHEQLSQTGGSIGWGLPAALGAAVACPDRKVVCIEGDGSAMYTIQALWSMARENTDITVVIFSNRKYSILEMEYGRTGARDGVPGPSAASTLNIGSPDMDFVAMARGMGVQADRATTAEAFTMLFEQAMAQRGPRLIDAIVPPVF encoded by the coding sequence ATGAATGGTGCAGAGAGTCTGCTCACAACCTTGACGAACAATGGCATCGAGGTGTGCTTTACCAATCCAGGCACATCCGAGATGCATTTTGTCGCGGCGCTGGATGAGGTGCCCGAGATGCGCTGCGTACTGTGCCTGTTTGAAGGCGTCCTCAGTGGCGCCGCAGATGGCTACGCCCGTATGGCCGGAAAGCCGGCATCGACGCTGCTGCATCTGGGGCCGGGCCTGGGCAACGCGCTGGCCAATATCCACAACGCCAAGAAAGGCTTCTCTCCCATGGTGAATATTGTCGGCGATCACGCGACTTATCACCTGGAGTACGATGCGCCTCTCACGTCCGACATTGAAGGTATTGCAGGCCCTGTTTCGCATTGGGTGCACACTTCAACGTCATCTGGCGACATCGCGCGTGATGCGGCCGAGGCCGTGCGCCAAGCAGGAGTATCGCGGGTCGCAACACTGATGTTGCCGGCGGATGTCTCCTGGAGCGACAACCCCAATGGGCCCGAGGCTGTAGTCGAGGTGGCGACACCACCCTCGGTGCCTGTCGAGCGGATTGAGGAGGCGGTCACAGCGCTGCAGTCGGGCGCGAACACGCTGATTCTTCTCGGTGGCCGGGAGGTGGGTATGCCCCATGGGCATTTGGCGGATCGCATCGCGCAGGCGACCGGCGCGCGTGTGCTGATTGAAGTGCTGCCCGCGAAGATTGCCCGCGGTGAGGGCACGGCGAACATCGATCGGCTCGCCTATCTCGCTGAGCTGGCAATCGACAGTATCAGGGACATTGAGCAGTTGATTCTGGTGGGGGCCGCCGACCCGGTATCCTTCTTTGCCTATCCCGGTGTCCCCAGTGCTATCGCGCCGGCCACTGCCCGGCGGATGGTGCTGGCCGGGCCGCGAGATGACACAGAGGGAGCGCTGACCGGCCTGGCAGAGGCCCTGGGCGCCATGGCAACGGAGCCGCGCGTACACGCGCTTAATTTACCGGACCTCCCTGCTGGTGAACTGGATGCAGCCAAGGTGGGCATGGCCATTGCTCATCATATGCCTGAGAACGCCATTCTCGTGGATGAAGGCATTACCTGCGGCATGATGGTCAACATGTTTACCGGCACGGCCCGATATCACGAGCAGCTCAGCCAGACCGGCGGTAGTATCGGCTGGGGGCTGCCGGCGGCGCTCGGTGCCGCAGTGGCCTGCCCGGATCGCAAGGTGGTCTGCATCGAGGGCGACGGCAGTGCGATGTATACCATTCAGGCGCTGTGGAGTATGGCGCGTGAAAATACCGATATCACCGTCGTAATTTTCAGTAACCGCAAGTATTCCATTCTTGAGATGGAGTATGGGCGCACGGGTGCGCGGGACGGTGTGCCCGGCCCCAGTGCCGCCAGCACCCTGAATATTGGCAGCCCGGATATGGATTTTGTTGCCATGGCCCGGGGCATGGGCGTCCAGGCGGATCGCGCCACCACCGCTGAAGCGTTTACCATGCTGTTTGAGCAGGCTATGGCCCAGCGCGGACCGCGTCTGATCGACGCCATTGTACCGCCGGTTTTCTAG
- a CDS encoding peptide MFS transporter, which produces MTSNSAVLPADDTGFFGHPRGLFVCFATELWERFSFYGMKYLLLLYLTKYHLFSDANGLEVLGSYAALVYAMPVIGGLLADRYLGMRKAVIFGGLLLVAGHLGMAVEGEQARYVEGEVVRDEGALQVFYFSLALIVMGVGFLKPNISTIVGRLYAEDDHRRDSGFTIFYMGINIGSFVATLLCGYLGETYGWAYGFGAAGIGMLIGLVTFILGQKHLHGHAEPANPEVLQEKSPIGLNKEWSIYLGSLLGVFAAWQMLQFHGAVGTLLNVLSVVVLVGLAWFITTRCNAVERGRMIALIVLTMSTVVFWALFEQAAASMTLFADRVMDRTLFGIEFTASQFGSLNAFFIMTLAPFFAWLWTALDKRGLEPSTPVKFALGIAQAGLGFGALVWGAANPDEAGLVAAWWMVLAYLLHTTGELCLSPVGLSAVTKLSVPSVVGVMMGAWFLATAYSEFVAAQLAKLAAIDTVDGGVTDVSAALASYNSLFTDLLWVGLGVAVLLFLVSPVLRRLMHGVH; this is translated from the coding sequence ATGACCAGCAACAGCGCCGTTCTGCCGGCGGATGACACCGGCTTCTTCGGCCATCCGCGTGGCCTTTTCGTCTGCTTCGCCACCGAGCTGTGGGAGCGATTTTCCTTCTACGGCATGAAGTATCTGTTACTGCTATACCTCACCAAGTATCACCTGTTCTCTGACGCCAATGGCCTGGAAGTTCTGGGCAGCTATGCTGCACTGGTTTACGCAATGCCCGTGATTGGCGGCTTGTTGGCAGACCGTTACCTCGGCATGCGCAAGGCGGTCATATTTGGCGGTCTACTGCTGGTGGCGGGCCACCTGGGTATGGCCGTGGAAGGCGAACAGGCGCGCTACGTGGAAGGCGAGGTAGTGCGCGATGAAGGGGCGCTACAGGTCTTTTATTTCTCCCTGGCCCTGATTGTCATGGGCGTCGGTTTCCTGAAACCCAATATCTCAACCATCGTCGGCCGCCTCTACGCGGAAGACGATCACCGTCGGGATTCCGGTTTCACCATTTTCTACATGGGCATTAACATCGGCTCGTTTGTGGCCACGCTGCTGTGTGGCTACCTGGGCGAGACCTACGGCTGGGCCTATGGCTTTGGCGCAGCGGGTATCGGCATGCTGATCGGCCTGGTCACTTTTATTCTCGGTCAGAAGCACCTGCATGGGCACGCTGAGCCAGCCAACCCGGAAGTATTGCAGGAGAAATCCCCGATTGGCCTGAACAAAGAGTGGAGCATTTACCTGGGGTCCCTGCTCGGTGTGTTTGCGGCCTGGCAAATGCTGCAATTCCACGGTGCGGTGGGCACGCTGCTGAACGTACTGTCAGTCGTCGTGCTGGTCGGCCTAGCCTGGTTTATTACCACGCGCTGTAACGCCGTTGAACGTGGCCGCATGATTGCGCTCATCGTATTGACGATGTCCACGGTGGTGTTCTGGGCCCTGTTCGAACAGGCCGCCGCCTCCATGACCCTGTTCGCAGACCGGGTTATGGACCGCACCTTGTTCGGTATTGAATTTACCGCATCGCAGTTCGGCTCCCTCAACGCCTTCTTCATCATGACCCTGGCGCCCTTCTTTGCCTGGCTGTGGACGGCGCTGGATAAACGCGGTCTGGAGCCTTCAACACCGGTCAAGTTCGCCCTGGGTATCGCCCAGGCCGGTCTCGGCTTCGGTGCCCTGGTCTGGGGTGCTGCCAACCCGGACGAGGCAGGCCTGGTCGCTGCATGGTGGATGGTACTGGCCTACCTCCTGCACACCACAGGTGAGCTGTGTCTATCACCGGTGGGCCTGTCAGCTGTCACCAAATTGTCGGTGCCCAGCGTTGTTGGCGTAATGATGGGCGCCTGGTTCCTGGCAACCGCCTACTCCGAATTTGTCGCAGCCCAGCTGGCCAAACTGGCCGCTATCGACACCGTTGATGGCGGCGTCACCGATGTGAGTGCAGCGCTGGCCAGCTACAACAGCCTGTTCACCGACCTGCTGTGGGTTGGCCTGGGCGTTGCCGTGCTCTTGTTCCTGGTTTCCCCTGTTCTGCGTCGCCTGATGCACGGAGTGCACTAA
- a CDS encoding sodium ion-translocating decarboxylase subunit beta: MDNLLVLWNSSGLAQIQVGQVVMMLIGLGLLFLAIRKNFEPLLLVPIGFGGILANIPGAGLAYSAVENALHAADPAMLAEFARALGVTVYDSAKDIQVAYDNAGAGAHLAAQQLALDAGYGNGMLYSFYSVAIASGIAPLVIFMGVGAMTDFGPLLANPKTLFLGAAAQFGIFATVLGAVTLTSLGVMDFSVADAAAIGIIGGADGPTAIYVSSVLAPDLLGAIAVAAYSYMALVPLIQPPIMRALTTEEERKIEMVQLRPVSQREKIVFPLALLILVALLLPDAAPLLGMFCFGNLMKECGVVDRLSDTVQNALINITTIFLGLSVGSKLVADKFLDMNTLGILGLGIVAFGIGTASGVLIAKLMNRLSATPINPLIGSAGVSAVPMAARVSNKLGLEANPHNFLLMHAMGPNVAGVIGSAVAAGVMISLVGG; this comes from the coding sequence ATGGATAATCTTCTCGTTCTTTGGAATTCTTCTGGACTCGCCCAGATACAGGTGGGCCAGGTCGTCATGATGCTCATCGGCCTGGGGCTTCTGTTTTTGGCCATTCGCAAAAACTTTGAACCACTGCTACTGGTGCCAATCGGCTTTGGCGGTATTCTCGCCAATATTCCCGGTGCAGGGCTGGCGTATTCCGCCGTCGAAAATGCGTTGCATGCAGCTGACCCGGCGATGCTGGCAGAATTTGCCCGTGCATTGGGCGTGACAGTCTACGACAGTGCCAAAGATATCCAGGTCGCCTATGACAATGCCGGGGCCGGCGCACATCTTGCGGCGCAGCAACTGGCACTGGATGCCGGCTACGGCAACGGTATGTTGTACAGCTTTTACTCGGTCGCTATCGCGTCGGGCATTGCCCCGCTGGTCATCTTTATGGGAGTGGGCGCTATGACTGATTTCGGGCCGCTGCTGGCGAATCCAAAAACCCTGTTTCTGGGTGCCGCGGCGCAGTTCGGCATATTTGCCACGGTATTGGGCGCGGTGACCCTGACCTCGCTGGGCGTGATGGACTTCAGCGTCGCGGATGCCGCTGCGATAGGCATTATCGGTGGCGCCGACGGCCCCACGGCCATATATGTCTCCAGCGTTCTGGCGCCAGACCTGCTCGGAGCGATTGCCGTGGCAGCCTACTCTTACATGGCGTTGGTGCCGCTGATTCAGCCGCCGATTATGCGTGCCCTGACCACGGAAGAAGAGCGCAAAATTGAAATGGTGCAGCTACGGCCGGTTTCCCAGCGTGAGAAAATTGTTTTTCCACTGGCGTTGCTCATTCTGGTTGCCTTGCTATTGCCTGACGCAGCGCCGCTGTTGGGTATGTTCTGCTTCGGTAATCTCATGAAAGAGTGTGGTGTTGTCGATCGGCTGTCGGACACGGTGCAGAACGCGCTGATAAACATCACTACCATTTTTCTCGGGCTGTCTGTCGGCTCCAAACTGGTTGCGGATAAGTTCCTGGACATGAATACGTTGGGTATCCTCGGCCTGGGCATTGTCGCCTTTGGCATTGGCACCGCTTCTGGCGTACTCATTGCCAAGCTCATGAATCGCCTGAGTGCCACGCCGATCAATCCGCTGATTGGGTCCGCCGGTGTTTCTGCGGTACCCATGGCCGCCCGAGTCAGCAACAAATTGGGCCTGGAAGCCAACCCCCATAATTTCCTGTTAATGCATGCCATGGGACCTAATGTGGCGGGTGTGATTGGGTCTGCGGTGGCTGCCGGCGTCATGATCAGCCTTGTCGGAGGCTGA
- a CDS encoding tRNA-dihydrouridine synthase codes for MRLMIAPMEGVVDHTMRTLLSSVSRVDRCVTEFVRVSNQLLPPRVFYRLCPELHDGGTTPSGAPVYVQILGGDPQVVAENAARAAELGAPGIDLNFGCPAKTVNNSNGGSILLREPERVAAIAAAARQAVPSHVPLTVKTRLGYEDSQLFKDIVRGIGEAGATELTVHARTKRHGYRPPAYWEEIATARELLDIPIIANGEIWSPEDAQRCREVSGCDDLMLGRGALCRPDLPAIIRALDNGEPAHALRWEHVLLLVSGYLDATIEAYDARCVGNPIKQWLVYLRCYYPQAAVLFERIKRLRAPEELRRLLDDEIEAAPVTGRSAA; via the coding sequence ATGCGCCTGATGATCGCCCCAATGGAGGGCGTTGTTGATCACACCATGCGTACTCTGCTCTCCTCTGTGAGCAGGGTGGATCGCTGTGTCACTGAATTTGTTCGCGTCAGCAATCAACTGCTACCACCGCGGGTGTTCTATCGCCTGTGTCCCGAACTGCACGACGGTGGCACCACCCCGTCAGGCGCGCCAGTATATGTTCAGATTCTGGGCGGCGACCCCCAGGTGGTGGCCGAGAATGCTGCGCGTGCCGCAGAACTGGGTGCACCGGGTATCGACCTTAACTTTGGCTGCCCGGCCAAAACCGTGAACAACTCCAATGGCGGCTCCATACTTTTGCGCGAGCCTGAGCGGGTTGCTGCCATCGCTGCGGCGGCGCGACAGGCAGTGCCCAGCCACGTCCCGCTGACCGTTAAGACCCGCCTTGGCTACGAAGACAGTCAATTGTTCAAGGACATCGTCCGCGGCATTGGGGAGGCCGGCGCAACTGAATTGACGGTGCATGCGCGCACCAAGCGTCACGGTTATCGGCCCCCAGCCTACTGGGAAGAGATTGCTACTGCGCGCGAGCTGCTCGACATTCCGATAATAGCCAACGGTGAGATATGGAGCCCAGAGGATGCCCAGCGCTGCCGCGAGGTCAGCGGCTGCGATGATCTCATGCTAGGTCGCGGCGCCCTGTGCCGCCCCGATCTGCCCGCTATCATCCGGGCACTGGACAACGGTGAACCGGCGCATGCATTGCGCTGGGAGCACGTATTGCTGCTGGTGAGTGGCTATCTGGATGCCACGATCGAGGCATACGATGCACGCTGCGTGGGCAATCCGATCAAGCAATGGCTGGTGTACCTGCGTTGCTATTACCCACAGGCTGCGGTGCTGTTTGAGCGTATCAAGCGTCTGCGAGCCCCCGAGGAACTGCGCAGACTACTGGACGACGAAATAGAAGCTGCGCCCGTTACCGGACGCAGTGCGGCCTGA
- a CDS encoding OadG family protein, which yields MTDDIVGQGVELMVYGMGTVVVFLALLVVITTMMSRLVTRYFPELPAPEPAPRKPVSAAPAEGEVVAAITAAIHQHRNKKSQ from the coding sequence ATGACAGACGATATTGTTGGCCAGGGCGTTGAGCTGATGGTGTACGGCATGGGCACCGTTGTGGTATTTCTGGCGCTGCTGGTGGTGATTACCACCATGATGTCACGCCTGGTGACACGTTATTTTCCCGAGTTGCCAGCCCCCGAGCCCGCACCGCGCAAGCCCGTATCCGCCGCGCCCGCGGAAGGTGAGGTCGTCGCTGCGATAACGGCCGCCATTCATCAGCACCGCAATAAAAAGTCGCAATAG
- a CDS encoding acyl-CoA thioesterase: MGIPVTRITPRFNETDALGHINNAVMSVWFEVARTDALNYLRDGPRSEGRWLVASVTLDYLRETFYGSDVTINMSRVFAGNTSLTMECEMHQNNELVVKGKAVLVHVDMDSKAKLRVPDVMREKLATL; the protein is encoded by the coding sequence GTGGGAATTCCTGTTACGCGGATTACGCCGCGTTTTAATGAGACCGATGCCCTGGGTCACATCAACAATGCGGTGATGTCCGTGTGGTTTGAGGTGGCGCGCACCGACGCATTGAATTACCTGCGCGATGGCCCTCGGTCTGAGGGGCGTTGGCTGGTGGCTTCTGTCACCCTGGATTATCTTCGCGAAACTTTCTACGGCTCAGATGTGACTATCAACATGTCGCGCGTTTTTGCCGGCAACACCTCGCTTACGATGGAATGTGAAATGCACCAGAACAATGAGCTGGTTGTGAAGGGCAAGGCGGTGCTGGTACACGTGGATATGGACAGCAAAGCCAAGCTGCGGGTGCCTGATGTAATGCGCGAGAAACTCGCAACGCTGTAA